One segment of Xanthomonas oryzae pv. oryzae DNA contains the following:
- a CDS encoding LacI family DNA-binding transcriptional regulator yields the protein MAKPSERTTLTARPQMADIARMAGVSESTVSRALAGSPVVAERTRAYIKQIAADAGYQVDPVARSLRAKRSNTVSVAVPMMHALDQPLSDPFLMTMLALLAEELTGRGYSMLLSKLDRHQDGWVEQLARGSRSHGVIVLGQSFEHAALDAAARDGLPMAVWGSRIDGQSYISVGSDNFQGGVLATEHLIASGRQRIAFLGDDQLPEVAPRFAGYRHALERHGLEFDMRLHARSHFVSEDAYRLTRAMLKKADPPDGLFAASDVIAVGAIRALFEAGHRVPQDISLVGFDDIPLAAYSQPPLTTVQQDLGLAARLLVDRLLTLIAGEPVQSIEMPVKLVVRESA from the coding sequence ATGGCCAAACCTTCAGAACGCACCACGCTCACTGCCCGCCCGCAGATGGCCGATATCGCGCGCATGGCCGGTGTTTCCGAATCCACCGTGTCGCGTGCATTGGCCGGCAGCCCGGTCGTGGCAGAACGCACCCGCGCCTACATCAAGCAGATTGCCGCCGATGCCGGTTACCAGGTCGACCCGGTGGCCCGCAGCCTGCGCGCCAAACGCTCCAACACGGTGAGCGTTGCGGTACCGATGATGCATGCGCTGGATCAGCCGCTGTCTGACCCGTTCTTGATGACCATGCTGGCACTGCTGGCCGAAGAACTCACCGGGCGCGGCTACAGCATGCTGCTCTCCAAACTGGACCGGCATCAGGACGGCTGGGTGGAACAACTTGCGCGCGGCAGCCGCTCCCATGGCGTCATCGTACTTGGGCAAAGTTTCGAACATGCCGCGCTGGATGCGGCCGCACGCGACGGCCTGCCGATGGCAGTCTGGGGCAGCCGGATCGATGGGCAGTCGTACATCAGCGTGGGCAGCGACAATTTTCAGGGCGGCGTGCTCGCCACCGAACATCTCATCGCCAGCGGCCGCCAGCGCATCGCCTTCCTGGGCGATGACCAGTTGCCCGAGGTGGCGCCGCGGTTTGCCGGCTATCGTCACGCGCTGGAACGGCACGGGCTTGAATTCGATATGCGGCTGCATGCGCGCAGCCATTTCGTCAGCGAAGATGCGTACCGCCTCACCCGCGCGATGCTCAAGAAGGCCGACCCGCCCGATGGCTTGTTCGCCGCCTCGGACGTGATCGCCGTGGGTGCGATCCGCGCACTGTTCGAGGCCGGCCACCGCGTTCCGCAGGACATCTCGCTGGTGGGCTTCGACGATATCCCGCTGGCTGCCTACAGCCAGCCTCCGTTGACCACGGTGCAGCAAGATCTGGGTCTGGCCGCGCGACTCTTGGTGGACCGCCTGCTCACACTGATTGCCGGCGAGCCGGTGCAATCGATTGAGATGCCGGTGAAGCTGGTGGTGCGCGAGTCGGCGTGA
- the phbB gene encoding acetoacetyl-CoA reductase yields the protein MTLRIAYVTSGMGSVGTAICQKLARSGHTVVAGCGPNSPRKEAWLREQRELGFDFVASEGNAADWDSTVAAFAKVKAEVGEIDVLVNNAGGSRDTLFRQMTRDDWNAVIASNLHSLFNITKQVVDGMTSRGWGRVVNIGSVSAHKGQIGQINFATAKAAMHGFSRALAQEVASRGVTVNTISPGYIASASISSFPPDVLDRLATSVPVRRLGKPIEVAGLCAWLASDEAAYVNGADYAVNGGLHMG from the coding sequence ATGACTCTCCGCATCGCATACGTCACCAGTGGCATGGGCAGTGTTGGTACCGCGATCTGCCAGAAGCTGGCGCGCAGCGGGCATACCGTGGTTGCCGGTTGCGGGCCCAATTCGCCGCGCAAGGAGGCATGGCTGCGCGAGCAGCGCGAGCTGGGCTTCGATTTCGTGGCATCCGAAGGCAACGCTGCCGATTGGGATTCCACCGTCGCCGCGTTCGCCAAGGTCAAGGCCGAAGTCGGCGAGATCGATGTGTTGGTGAACAATGCCGGCGGCAGCCGCGACACCTTGTTTCGGCAGATGACACGCGACGACTGGAATGCGGTGATCGCCAGCAACCTGCATTCGTTGTTCAACATCACCAAGCAGGTGGTCGATGGCATGACATCGCGCGGCTGGGGGCGCGTCGTCAATATCGGTTCGGTCAGCGCGCACAAGGGCCAGATCGGGCAGATCAATTTCGCTACCGCCAAGGCGGCGATGCACGGATTCAGTCGCGCCTTGGCGCAAGAAGTCGCCTCGCGCGGGGTCACCGTCAACACCATCTCGCCTGGCTATATCGCCAGCGCCTCGATCAGCAGCTTTCCACCGGATGTGCTCGACCGCCTGGCCACTTCGGTGCCAGTGCGCAGGCTCGGCAAACCCATCGAAGTTGCCGGCCTGTGTGCCTGGCTTGCTTCTGATGAGGCTGCCTATGTCAACGGCGCCGATTACGCGGTCAATGGCGGGCTCCACATGGGCTGA
- a CDS encoding sensor histidine kinase, with protein sequence MAEPLTVAPSIRRTLLLYLGSLSLLGAVVLFFAARNYGERAANRSYDHLLVSSALSIIDSVALVGGDWQVDLPYASLDLLGMAPEDRVFYRVFDAQGRTITGEDTLPLPPGSPRDERPLLFDAQYSGEPVRFAVVMHRVASASEQDEVRVQVGQTRRARDAVARDVVLNALVAIGVLSLLALALVWLGVYRALRPLQRIERDLSRREPSDLKPLNVPAPQEMQLMVTALNSFMARLSSSNETLRAFMAEAAHQMRTPLAALRAQAQLAMDDDDPREMQRSLVAIERNASHMSRLLNQLLSDASVTHRSNLQRFATVDLAELLHQALREALPRSEGAPRVHLAIDPQPALLRGDALLLREALKNLIDNACKYGAVAPLQVALTSDGNHHVLTIADHGPGIPAAEAERVFERFVRGQDAPAGGAGLGLAIVKRVVEAHGGRIDLANRIGGGLIASLHFPGGPA encoded by the coding sequence ATGGCTGAGCCGCTGACGGTGGCACCGTCGATCCGGCGCACCTTGCTGCTGTATCTAGGCAGCTTGTCGCTGCTGGGTGCGGTGGTGCTGTTCTTTGCCGCGCGCAACTACGGCGAGCGCGCGGCCAATCGGTCCTACGATCATCTGCTGGTGTCCTCGGCCTTGTCGATCATCGACAGCGTGGCGTTGGTCGGCGGCGATTGGCAGGTGGATTTGCCATATGCATCGCTGGATCTGCTGGGCATGGCACCGGAAGACCGCGTGTTCTATCGCGTGTTCGATGCGCAGGGCCGCACCATCACCGGCGAAGACACGCTGCCGCTGCCGCCAGGCTCGCCGCGCGACGAGCGGCCGCTGTTGTTCGATGCGCAATACAGCGGCGAGCCGGTGCGCTTTGCGGTGGTGATGCATCGGGTGGCATCGGCATCGGAGCAAGACGAGGTGCGCGTGCAGGTGGGCCAGACCCGCCGCGCACGCGATGCCGTGGCGCGCGACGTGGTGCTCAACGCGTTAGTGGCGATCGGGGTACTGTCGCTGCTGGCGCTGGCCCTGGTATGGCTGGGTGTGTACCGCGCGTTGCGGCCATTGCAGCGCATCGAACGCGATCTGTCGCGGCGCGAACCCTCCGACCTCAAACCGCTTAATGTGCCGGCACCGCAGGAAATGCAGTTGATGGTGACTGCGCTCAACAGCTTCATGGCGCGGCTATCGTCCAGTAATGAAACCCTGCGCGCGTTCATGGCCGAGGCCGCGCACCAGATGCGTACGCCCTTGGCGGCCCTGCGTGCGCAGGCGCAGCTGGCGATGGACGATGACGACCCGCGCGAGATGCAACGCAGCCTGGTTGCGATCGAGCGCAACGCCAGCCACATGAGCCGGCTGCTCAATCAGTTGCTCAGCGATGCCAGCGTGACCCATCGCTCCAACCTGCAGCGCTTTGCCACCGTGGATCTGGCAGAACTACTGCATCAGGCCTTGCGCGAAGCACTGCCGCGGAGCGAAGGCGCACCGCGCGTGCACCTGGCGATCGACCCGCAGCCGGCGCTGCTACGTGGCGATGCCTTGCTGCTGCGCGAAGCGCTGAAAAACCTGATCGACAATGCATGCAAATACGGCGCCGTTGCACCGCTACAAGTGGCGCTCACCAGCGACGGCAACCATCACGTGCTGACCATCGCCGATCACGGCCCAGGGATTCCGGCTGCCGAAGCCGAGCGCGTGTTCGAGCGTTTCGTCCGTGGGCAGGATGCGCCGGCCGGCGGTGCCGGACTGGGGCTGGCCATCGTCAAACGTGTGGTGGAAGCACATGGCGGGCGTATCGATCTGGCCAACCGTATCGGCGGCGGCTTGATCGCGTCGCTGCATTTTCCTGGAGGACCTGCGTGA
- a CDS encoding TonB-dependent receptor domain-containing protein, with protein MSTLHTLRLHALACAVVSCLCAPAALAQDTAAAARAADSAAVNLDSVFVTGTSTATTKLKSSVSVSTVGAEAIEQSAPRSTAEIFRNIPGIRSESSGGEGNANIAVRGLPVASGGAKFLQLQEDGLPVMEFGDIAFGNSDIFLRSDFTLDRIEAIRGGSASTFTSNAPGGIINFISKTGDTAGGSVGVSRGLDYDNTRIDFDYGAPFAEQWQFNIGGFFRQGDGIRDAGYGTDKGGQLKANLTRLFDNGYVRLYGKYLNDRAAGYLPVPASVRGSDGSPNLGRLPGFDPGRDTLYSPNFRSDIGLDGNNGPRSTNLSDGMHPISRTLGAEAWFDLGNGWNLSEKFRIADNSGRFVSPFPVEVSDAATLAAAIGGGGAQLIQATGPQVGQAYSGLAVRTHLFNVAINDLGNVVNDLSVSREFGGDGRTLNLRMGYYTSRQTIDMDWTWDSYVQSLGRESRLLNVVDANGTSLSRGGLYAYGTPFWGDCCVTRSYDVRYDVSAPYVALTFDSGKFSVDGSLRYDMGDARGSYNGTAIAQNLDVNGDGVIQPVEQRVATVDTANSRPVNYDWNYLSYSLGGNYLLTDDLGAFARISRGARANADRLLFGVVRDDGSVSTNEGVNVVRQAEAGLKWRRDGLSLFATAFSARTQEQNFEITSQRFFNRSYEAHGLELEASYRYQGFTVNGGLTWTDAEISRDQITPENTGNVPRRQADVVWQLTPSYRGDHYQFGVNLIGTTDAYTQDSNQLKMPGYTQVNLFGDYRVTDALTVALNVNNLFNTFGLTEAEEATIPANGIIRARSIAGRTTSISLRYDF; from the coding sequence ATGTCCACCTTGCACACCCTGCGCCTGCATGCCCTGGCCTGTGCGGTCGTTTCCTGCCTGTGCGCGCCTGCCGCGCTGGCCCAGGACACTGCTGCCGCTGCACGGGCTGCCGACAGCGCCGCGGTCAACCTGGATTCGGTGTTCGTCACCGGTACCTCCACCGCCACCACCAAATTGAAATCCAGCGTCTCGGTCAGCACCGTCGGCGCCGAGGCGATCGAACAATCGGCGCCACGCAGCACCGCAGAAATCTTCCGCAACATTCCCGGCATTCGCTCCGAATCCAGCGGCGGCGAAGGCAATGCCAACATCGCCGTGCGCGGTTTGCCGGTCGCTTCCGGTGGCGCAAAGTTCCTGCAGCTGCAGGAAGACGGACTGCCGGTCATGGAGTTCGGCGATATCGCCTTCGGCAACTCCGACATCTTCCTGCGTTCGGATTTCACTCTGGACCGCATCGAAGCCATCCGTGGCGGCTCGGCGTCCACCTTCACCAGCAATGCGCCCGGCGGCATCATCAACTTCATCAGCAAGACCGGTGACACCGCAGGCGGCAGCGTCGGCGTGAGCCGCGGTTTGGACTACGACAACACCCGCATCGATTTCGACTACGGCGCACCGTTCGCCGAGCAGTGGCAGTTCAATATCGGCGGCTTCTTTCGCCAGGGCGACGGCATTCGCGATGCCGGCTACGGCACCGACAAGGGCGGCCAGCTCAAGGCCAACCTGACCCGCCTGTTCGACAATGGGTATGTCCGCCTGTACGGCAAATACCTCAACGACCGCGCCGCCGGTTACCTGCCGGTGCCGGCCTCGGTGCGCGGCAGCGACGGCTCGCCCAACCTGGGCCGCCTGCCCGGCTTCGACCCCGGCCGCGACACCTTGTACAGCCCGAATTTCCGCAGCGACATCGGCCTGGACGGCAACAACGGGCCACGCAGCACCAACCTCAGCGATGGCATGCATCCCATCTCGCGCACGCTGGGTGCCGAGGCCTGGTTCGACCTCGGCAATGGCTGGAACCTCAGTGAGAAATTCCGCATCGCCGACAACAGCGGCCGCTTCGTCAGCCCCTTCCCGGTCGAAGTCAGCGATGCTGCGACGTTGGCGGCCGCCATTGGCGGCGGCGGCGCACAGCTGATCCAGGCGACCGGCCCACAGGTTGGCCAGGCCTACTCCGGATTAGCCGTGCGCACGCACCTGTTCAACGTGGCGATCAACGACCTGGGCAATGTGGTCAACGACCTGAGCGTCTCGCGCGAATTCGGCGGCGACGGCCGCACATTGAATCTGCGCATGGGTTACTACACGTCGCGCCAGACCATCGACATGGACTGGACCTGGGATTCGTACGTGCAGAGCCTGGGCCGCGAGTCGCGCTTGCTCAATGTCGTCGACGCCAACGGCACTTCGCTGTCGCGGGGCGGTCTGTACGCGTACGGCACGCCGTTCTGGGGCGACTGCTGCGTCACCCGCAGCTACGACGTGCGTTACGACGTCAGCGCCCCCTATGTTGCGCTCACCTTCGACAGCGGCAAGTTCAGCGTCGACGGCAGCCTGCGTTACGACATGGGCGATGCGCGCGGCAGCTACAACGGCACCGCCATCGCACAGAACCTGGACGTCAACGGCGATGGTGTGATCCAACCGGTGGAACAACGCGTGGCCACCGTCGACACCGCCAACTCGCGCCCGGTGAACTACGACTGGAATTACCTCTCGTACTCGCTGGGCGGCAACTACTTGCTCACCGACGACCTGGGCGCCTTTGCGCGCATCAGCCGCGGCGCACGCGCCAACGCAGACCGCTTGTTGTTCGGCGTGGTCCGCGACGACGGTTCGGTGTCCACCAATGAAGGCGTCAACGTGGTGCGCCAGGCCGAAGCCGGCTTGAAGTGGCGCCGCGACGGACTGAGCCTGTTCGCCACCGCGTTCTCTGCACGCACCCAGGAACAAAACTTCGAAATCACCAGCCAGCGTTTCTTCAACCGCAGCTACGAAGCGCACGGCTTGGAGCTGGAAGCCAGCTACCGCTACCAAGGTTTCACCGTCAACGGCGGGCTGACCTGGACCGATGCAGAAATCTCGCGGGACCAGATCACCCCGGAAAACACCGGCAATGTGCCGCGTCGCCAAGCCGATGTGGTGTGGCAGCTCACACCCAGCTACCGCGGCGATCACTACCAGTTTGGCGTGAACCTGATCGGCACCACCGATGCCTACACGCAGGATTCCAATCAGTTGAAGATGCCCGGCTACACGCAGGTGAACCTGTTCGGCGATTACCGGGTGACCGATGCGCTCACCGTGGCGCTCAACGTCAACAACCTGTTCAACACCTTTGGCCTGACCGAAGCAGAGGAAGCGACCATTCCGGCCAATGGCATCATCCGCGCGCGTTCGATTGCCGGCCGCACCACCAGCATCAGCCTGCGTTACGACTTTTAA
- a CDS encoding OprO/OprP family phosphate-selective porin, whose amino-acid sequence MSNDTLRLRALGACAAICLAPTAYAADDASPVTAEIGGRVHWDFTVFGNDDRGAPEHNDTQFRRVWLDVSGKFYGFNYKAEADFAGLQYEAGSRGILARDVYIAKKFSAGTLTVGQFKQYFSLDDRTGSNYEPFLERGYASTTLAPIYRKAISWQANRPDATWSTSAYSLESIDNSSTKGGALGTRLTYAPEMGEARLRHLGLSLAHERYSHPGSGGAASLLIRPRPENDLANNSRITLVRFADGRDTDFDKWSLEYAEVLGPWSWQSEFSGGLLDDGAQHAKVLASYGLVSWFVTGESRGYDRKSGRFSRIATPNRPSGAFELALRYDYMRGGQHQDGQPDFINASTQSWTLGGNWYFKPNLRVMVNLIDSHNRNRLSDAVVDHTQAVTGRFQYDF is encoded by the coding sequence GTGAGCAACGACACTTTGCGTCTGCGTGCCCTTGGCGCCTGCGCGGCGATCTGCCTGGCACCAACAGCCTATGCGGCCGATGACGCAAGCCCGGTCACTGCCGAAATAGGTGGGCGCGTGCATTGGGATTTTACCGTATTCGGAAACGATGACCGCGGTGCGCCTGAGCACAACGACACCCAGTTCCGCCGCGTGTGGCTGGATGTGTCCGGCAAGTTCTACGGATTCAATTACAAGGCTGAGGCGGATTTCGCCGGCCTGCAGTACGAAGCCGGTAGCCGCGGCATCCTGGCGCGCGATGTCTATATCGCCAAGAAATTTTCGGCCGGCACATTGACCGTTGGCCAGTTCAAGCAGTATTTCTCGTTGGATGATCGCACCGGCTCCAACTACGAGCCGTTTCTGGAACGTGGCTACGCCTCGACCACGCTGGCACCGATCTACCGCAAAGCCATTTCTTGGCAGGCAAATCGCCCGGATGCAACCTGGTCCACGTCCGCCTACAGCCTGGAAAGCATCGACAATTCTTCAACCAAAGGCGGGGCGCTCGGTACGCGTCTGACCTATGCACCCGAAATGGGCGAGGCGCGCTTGCGTCACCTAGGTCTCTCGCTGGCGCACGAACGCTATTCGCATCCCGGCAGTGGGGGCGCGGCATCGTTGCTGATCCGCCCGCGCCCGGAAAACGATCTGGCCAACAACAGCCGCATCACCCTGGTGCGCTTCGCCGATGGACGCGATACCGATTTCGACAAATGGTCGCTGGAATATGCCGAAGTGCTTGGCCCATGGTCGTGGCAGAGCGAATTCAGTGGCGGCCTGCTCGACGATGGCGCGCAGCACGCCAAGGTGCTGGCCAGCTACGGGTTGGTCAGCTGGTTCGTCACCGGCGAATCGCGCGGTTACGACCGCAAGAGCGGTCGCTTCAGCCGCATCGCCACGCCCAACCGCCCCTCCGGCGCGTTCGAGCTGGCACTGCGTTACGACTACATGCGCGGCGGCCAGCATCAGGATGGGCAACCGGACTTCATCAATGCCAGCACGCAATCGTGGACGTTGGGCGGCAACTGGTATTTCAAACCGAACCTGCGTGTGATGGTCAACCTGATCGACAGTCACAATCGCAACCGCCTCTCCGACGCAGTGGTCGATCACACGCAGGCGGTCACTGGCCGCTTCCAATACGACTTCTGA
- a CDS encoding MFS transporter produces MSSTVPPLSFARILALNAGFFGVQYSFGLQQSNMSPIYNYLGADHANLPYLWLAGPMTGLVLQPFVGAWSDRSVTRWGRRMPYMVLGALVCSLCLLAMPFSTVLWMAVCLLWMLDAANNVAMEPYRALVSDVLAPPQRPLGYLMQSAFTGLAQTLAYLTPPLLVWMGMSQDAANAHHIPYVTIAAFAIGAGFSAASILLTARSVREPAIPPAQIARLRQTGAGLGATVREIGSAVREMPPTMRQLAPVMLFQWYAIFCYWQYIVLSLSTTLFGTTDATSHGFREAGLVNGQIGGFYNFVAFLAAFAMVPVVRRFGPKFTHAACLVAAGIGMWLLPGIESRWLMLLPMIGIGLAWASMMGNPYLMLADSIPPERTGVYMGLFNLFIVLPMLIQIVTLPLYYDRLLHGDPRNVIRLAGALMLAAAVAMVCVRLRKPKAVLVESRS; encoded by the coding sequence ATGTCGTCGACCGTTCCTCCGCTTTCTTTCGCACGCATCCTGGCGCTCAACGCCGGATTTTTCGGTGTGCAATACAGCTTCGGGCTGCAGCAGAGCAACATGAGCCCGATCTACAACTATCTGGGCGCCGACCACGCCAACCTGCCGTACCTGTGGCTGGCCGGGCCGATGACCGGCTTGGTATTGCAGCCGTTCGTGGGAGCCTGGAGCGACCGCTCGGTGACGCGTTGGGGCCGGCGCATGCCGTACATGGTGCTGGGCGCGCTGGTGTGCAGCCTGTGCCTGCTGGCGATGCCGTTCAGCACCGTGCTGTGGATGGCGGTGTGCCTGCTGTGGATGCTGGATGCGGCCAACAATGTGGCCATGGAGCCTTACCGTGCGCTGGTGAGCGATGTGCTGGCACCGCCGCAGCGGCCGCTGGGCTATCTCATGCAGAGTGCGTTCACCGGCCTGGCGCAGACGCTGGCTTATCTCACACCGCCCTTGCTGGTGTGGATGGGCATGAGTCAGGACGCCGCCAACGCGCACCATATTCCTTACGTCACCATCGCCGCGTTCGCGATCGGCGCGGGCTTTTCTGCTGCATCGATCCTGCTCACCGCGCGCAGTGTGCGCGAGCCGGCAATCCCGCCAGCACAGATCGCACGCCTGCGCCAGACCGGCGCAGGCCTGGGAGCCACCGTGCGCGAAATTGGCAGCGCGGTGCGCGAGATGCCACCGACCATGCGCCAGTTGGCGCCGGTGATGCTGTTCCAGTGGTACGCAATCTTTTGCTATTGGCAGTACATCGTGCTGTCGCTGTCGACCACATTGTTCGGCACCACCGATGCCACCTCGCATGGCTTCCGCGAGGCCGGTCTGGTCAACGGGCAGATCGGCGGTTTCTATAATTTCGTCGCGTTCCTGGCCGCATTTGCGATGGTGCCGGTGGTGCGCCGCTTCGGCCCCAAGTTCACGCATGCGGCGTGTCTGGTCGCCGCTGGCATCGGCATGTGGCTGCTGCCGGGCATCGAGAGCCGCTGGCTGATGTTGTTGCCGATGATCGGCATTGGCCTGGCCTGGGCCAGCATGATGGGCAACCCCTACCTGATGCTGGCCGACAGCATCCCGCCCGAGCGCACCGGCGTGTACATGGGCTTGTTCAACCTGTTCATCGTGCTGCCGATGCTGATCCAGATCGTCACCTTGCCGCTGTATTACGACCGCCTGCTGCACGGCGACCCGCGCAACGTGATCCGCCTGGCCGGCGCTCTGATGCTGGCAGCGGCAGTGGCGATGGTGTGTGTGCGCTTGCGCAAGCCGAAGGCTGTGTTGGTTGAGAGCCGCTCATAA
- a CDS encoding CitMHS family transporter, with translation MLIALGFGMVITFMYLIMSKRLSPLVALITVPIVFALLGGFGTGINEMMLEGIKKIAPTGVMLMFAILYFGVMIDAGLFDPLVGRILPLVKGDPLKIVMGTAILALLISLDGDGSTTYMITVSAMLPLYQRLGMNALNLTCVTILASGVMNLTPWGGPTARAATALHVDPADVFVPLVPAMVLAIAGILALSWYLGMRERRRLGVVRLPADGNWLDTSLPEDNEALPRVEDTEDMKRPKLLWVNLLLTLALMGALVKGVLPMPVLFMIGFALALMINYPNLAEQRRRLVNHAGNVLSVVSLIFAAGIFTGILSNTGMVEAMSRSFLAVIPDSWGPYLAVITAIVSMPFTFFISNDAFYFGVLPILSEAAGHYGITPVEMARASLAGQPVHLLSPLVPSTYLLVGLAKIDFADHQRFALKWAVLISLLMLGGGLVFGLFPLAR, from the coding sequence ATGCTGATCGCGCTCGGTTTCGGAATGGTGATCACCTTCATGTACCTGATCATGAGCAAGCGGTTGTCGCCGCTGGTGGCTCTGATCACGGTGCCGATCGTGTTCGCGTTGTTGGGCGGCTTCGGCACCGGCATCAATGAGATGATGCTCGAAGGCATCAAGAAGATCGCGCCCACCGGCGTGATGCTGATGTTCGCCATCCTGTATTTCGGGGTGATGATCGATGCCGGGCTGTTCGACCCGCTGGTCGGCCGCATCCTGCCCTTGGTCAAGGGCGATCCGCTGAAGATCGTGATGGGCACGGCGATCCTGGCGCTGCTGATCTCGCTCGATGGCGACGGCTCCACCACCTACATGATCACCGTCTCTGCGATGTTGCCGCTGTACCAGCGCCTGGGCATGAATGCGCTCAACCTAACCTGCGTGACCATCCTGGCCAGCGGCGTGATGAACCTAACCCCTTGGGGCGGCCCCACCGCGCGCGCCGCCACCGCGTTGCACGTAGATCCGGCCGACGTGTTTGTGCCGTTGGTGCCGGCCATGGTGCTGGCCATTGCCGGCATTCTTGCGCTGTCCTGGTATCTGGGCATGCGCGAACGTCGCCGGCTGGGCGTGGTACGTCTGCCGGCCGACGGCAACTGGCTGGACACCAGCCTCCCCGAAGACAACGAAGCCCTGCCGCGGGTGGAAGACACCGAGGACATGAAGCGGCCCAAGCTGCTGTGGGTGAACCTGCTGCTGACGCTGGCCTTGATGGGCGCGCTGGTGAAGGGCGTGCTACCGATGCCGGTGCTGTTCATGATCGGCTTCGCGCTGGCGCTGATGATCAACTACCCGAATCTGGCCGAGCAGCGCCGCCGGTTGGTGAATCACGCCGGCAACGTGTTATCGGTGGTATCGCTGATTTTCGCCGCAGGCATCTTCACCGGCATCCTCTCCAACACCGGCATGGTCGAAGCGATGTCGCGCAGTTTCCTGGCCGTCATCCCCGACAGCTGGGGCCCGTATCTGGCCGTGATCACGGCGATCGTCAGCATGCCGTTTACGTTCTTCATCTCCAACGACGCGTTCTATTTCGGCGTGCTGCCGATCCTGTCCGAAGCCGCCGGTCACTACGGCATCACGCCGGTGGAAATGGCCCGCGCCTCGCTCGCCGGCCAACCGGTGCATCTGCTCAGTCCGCTGGTGCCATCGACCTATCTGCTGGTCGGTCTGGCCAAGATCGACTTCGCCGATCATCAACGCTTCGCGCTGAAGTGGGCGGTACTGATTTCGCTGTTGATGCTGGGCGGCGGGTTGGTGTTTGGTCTCTTTCCGTTGGCACGCTGA
- a CDS encoding response regulator, with protein sequence MRLLLVEDNADLADAIVRRMRRSGHAVDWQADGLAAASVLRYQSFDLVVLDIGLPKLDGLRVLAGMRERGDTTPVLMLTARDGIEDRVQALDVGADDYLGKPFDFREFEARCRVLLRRNRGKASEVVQIGGFVFDNAAHTLTLDGVPIELPNREYRLFDILIGRLGRVVGKDEIGNGLFGFDDDAGPNAIELYVGRLRRKLAAAPLRIVTVRGAGYKLEEADPHAPVEQGADG encoded by the coding sequence ATGCGCCTTTTGCTGGTCGAAGACAACGCCGATCTCGCCGATGCCATCGTGCGGCGCATGCGCCGTAGCGGGCATGCGGTGGATTGGCAAGCCGATGGGTTGGCGGCGGCAAGTGTGTTGCGGTATCAGAGTTTCGATTTGGTGGTGCTGGATATAGGCCTGCCCAAGCTCGATGGGTTGCGGGTGTTGGCTGGCATGCGTGAGCGGGGCGACACCACGCCGGTGTTGATGTTGACCGCACGCGATGGCATAGAAGACCGCGTGCAGGCGCTGGATGTCGGTGCGGACGACTACCTGGGCAAGCCGTTCGACTTTCGCGAGTTCGAGGCGCGTTGCCGCGTGTTGTTGCGGCGTAATCGCGGCAAGGCCAGCGAGGTGGTGCAGATCGGCGGCTTCGTCTTCGACAATGCCGCGCATACCTTGACGCTGGATGGCGTGCCGATCGAGCTCCCCAATCGCGAATATCGCCTGTTCGACATCCTGATCGGCCGGCTCGGACGAGTCGTCGGCAAGGATGAAATCGGCAACGGCCTGTTCGGCTTCGACGACGATGCCGGCCCCAATGCGATCGAGCTGTATGTCGGCCGTCTGCGGCGCAAGCTGGCCGCAGCGCCGCTGCGTATCGTCACCGTGCGCGGTGCGGGCTACAAGCTGGAAGAAGCCGACCCGCATGCGCCGGTGGAGCAGGGCGCCGATGGCTGA